A stretch of the Pseudalkalibacillus hwajinpoensis genome encodes the following:
- a CDS encoding GNAT family N-acetyltransferase: MIRRLTENDHLQCLSLLTPHAAENLFILGDIEAYGYDQPFQKLWGDFLEDGTLRAVLLKYEKNYIPFAPDDFDAKGFGKVISEDSDFLMMSGLKRVTSQIQPFVSHSFRSSRELFYAKCESTNELALDNLSNVQVASSLDLSHIHSLHEQIGEFDSSETVEEKRRNQEKGVSRTYFIEEDGKPVSAASTAAENSQSAMIVGVCTLANYKRKGYASKCTSKLCYDVLKEGKVLCLFYDNPEAGNIYKRIGFQDIEKWMMIHFETKEALV, encoded by the coding sequence TTGATTAGAAGATTAACTGAAAACGATCATCTTCAATGCCTTTCCTTATTAACACCACACGCCGCAGAGAACTTGTTCATATTAGGAGATATCGAAGCTTATGGGTATGATCAACCTTTCCAGAAGCTTTGGGGTGATTTCTTAGAGGATGGTACATTGCGAGCTGTTTTATTAAAATATGAAAAAAACTATATTCCGTTTGCACCTGATGATTTTGACGCAAAAGGTTTTGGAAAAGTGATTTCAGAAGACAGCGATTTCCTTATGATGTCAGGCCTTAAACGAGTCACAAGTCAAATACAACCCTTTGTTTCCCATTCTTTTCGTTCAAGCCGTGAATTGTTCTATGCGAAATGTGAGAGTACTAACGAACTTGCCCTCGATAACCTCAGCAATGTACAAGTCGCCTCATCGCTTGACCTAAGTCACATCCATTCTCTTCATGAACAAATTGGTGAGTTTGACTCATCTGAGACCGTAGAAGAAAAGCGACGAAATCAGGAAAAAGGAGTATCAAGAACATATTTTATTGAGGAAGATGGGAAGCCCGTGTCAGCAGCTTCTACCGCAGCAGAAAATTCTCAATCAGCGATGATCGTTGGTGTTTGTACATTGGCAAATTATAAACGAAAAGGCTATGCTTCAAAATGTACAAGTAAGCTTTGTTATGACGTCCTTAAGGAAGGAAAAGTCCTATGTCTTTTCTATGATAATCCAGAGGCAGGAAACATTTACAAGCGAATAGGCTTTCAAGATATCGAGAAATGGATGATGATTCATTTTGAAACTAAAGAAGCTCTTGTTTAA
- a CDS encoding isochorismatase family protein: MNTTALLLIDVQNGMFHRGSSVYQDARLLYNLKKITASAKSERIPVYYIQHETNGKYLKRNTIDWELHPFFTIEKEDEVIYKTTPDAFHLTRLEEKLHSKNINHLVISGIQTEVCVDSTCRSAYSKGFSISLIEDAHSTWDTSLLNAKKIIQHHNQTLQWFADTISTDQFVDRLR; encoded by the coding sequence TTGAACACTACTGCTCTGCTTCTCATTGATGTCCAAAATGGAATGTTTCATCGCGGGTCTTCCGTCTACCAAGATGCCAGGCTACTATACAACTTAAAAAAAATCACCGCCTCCGCCAAATCAGAACGCATACCAGTTTACTATATCCAGCATGAAACAAATGGAAAGTACCTAAAGCGGAACACGATTGATTGGGAGCTTCACCCCTTTTTCACCATCGAAAAGGAAGATGAAGTAATTTACAAAACAACACCAGATGCCTTTCACCTCACTCGCCTGGAAGAAAAACTCCATTCCAAAAACATCAATCATCTTGTTATATCTGGTATTCAAACAGAAGTATGTGTGGATTCAACATGTAGGAGCGCCTATAGTAAAGGATTTTCTATCAGTTTAATTGAAGATGCTCACAGTACTTGGGACACGTCTCTACTAAACGCAAAAAAAATCATTCAGCACCATAACCAGACACTTCAATGGTTTGCAGATACGATCTCAACAGATCAATTTGTTGATAGATTACGCTAA
- a CDS encoding MFS transporter: protein MRLRSFRFLWIGQGFANTGDVLYIVALIAVLYQSTGSALYLSLLPFTITIARFVSGMCAPLVLNRFSLKGLLVGSQSIKTVLLGMLGLSLWLFDPSILIILVLVFIIAFLDGWAAPARNAMLPQLVTEDELAKANSFVAVVDQSIQFGGWALGGILVAATSGSFVIWVTFVMYVISTLMMGLIVVKDYRERKTKIHMMSGWRLIWKHPVLRIFHIMIFIEAIANVVWIAAILYIFVEEVLMKSEAWWGYLNACFFIGLIAGGMAVSKYTNWIERYMKETLLATCFAISVLTFVFGLISVPVIALLLTVLSGMVEQIKSIAMVTFIQKKCPKDSLPEVFSAQSALISITFGLGSLLYGFLAETISVPFVFALSGVLLLASAFYLLKSMHYLTE from the coding sequence ATGAGACTACGTTCATTTCGTTTCTTGTGGATTGGCCAGGGGTTTGCCAACACGGGAGATGTTCTATATATTGTGGCGCTAATAGCTGTTCTTTATCAATCAACAGGTTCAGCACTTTATCTTTCCCTGCTACCATTTACTATTACGATCGCTCGATTTGTAAGTGGAATGTGTGCACCGCTAGTCTTGAACCGCTTTTCGTTAAAAGGATTACTAGTCGGATCACAAAGTATAAAGACAGTGTTGTTGGGGATGCTTGGCTTGTCTTTATGGCTTTTTGATCCTTCAATACTGATTATTTTAGTTCTTGTTTTTATCATCGCGTTTCTTGATGGGTGGGCCGCACCTGCTCGAAATGCCATGCTCCCTCAACTCGTTACGGAGGATGAGCTTGCGAAAGCGAATAGTTTTGTAGCGGTTGTTGATCAGTCCATTCAATTTGGCGGTTGGGCACTCGGTGGTATTCTTGTAGCAGCAACGTCAGGCTCCTTCGTTATATGGGTTACCTTTGTGATGTACGTGATTTCCACACTGATGATGGGGTTAATTGTTGTGAAGGATTACAGAGAAAGGAAGACGAAAATTCATATGATGAGCGGATGGAGGTTGATTTGGAAGCATCCTGTTCTGCGTATATTTCACATTATGATTTTTATTGAAGCGATAGCAAATGTCGTTTGGATTGCTGCTATCCTTTATATTTTTGTCGAAGAAGTTCTTATGAAATCAGAAGCGTGGTGGGGATATCTTAATGCGTGCTTTTTCATCGGCTTGATAGCAGGTGGAATGGCCGTATCCAAATACACTAATTGGATTGAACGTTATATGAAAGAAACGCTTCTCGCCACGTGCTTCGCGATTAGTGTTTTAACGTTTGTTTTTGGTTTAATAAGTGTTCCTGTGATTGCACTTCTGTTAACTGTGCTCTCAGGAATGGTGGAACAAATAAAATCAATTGCGATGGTGACATTCATCCAAAAGAAATGCCCGAAAGATTCACTTCCTGAAGTTTTTAGCGCTCAAAGCGCTCTGATATCCATTACGTTCGGTCTTGGCTCTTTGCTATACGGTTTTCTTGCTGAGACGATTAGTGTTCCATTTGTTTTTGCTTTATCAGGAGTTTTACTATTAGCATCGGCTTTTTACTTATTGAAGAGCATGCACTACTTAACAGAATAA
- a CDS encoding glycosyltransferase family 4 protein encodes MKISIVTETFLPSTDGVVTRLRASIDYLIDQGHDIQVIAPDLGVRSYRNIRFDGVQPRTFFLYKHRKFGMPTRVIKTYLEEFDPDLVHVVNPAFMGYSGIKYGKKLGVPLIASYHTHVPKYADHYNMSWSEPLLWWHFRRMHNKADINLCTSQAILEELNEQNFYNMHLWKRGVDTERFNPELRDSDMRRRLSNDNPDKTLLLFVGRLAFEKEIDSLVPMLEGKPDAHLAIVGDGPYRGELEKNFGHLDNVSFTGFLHGEELARAYASADAFMFPSTTETLGLVILEAMASGLPVIAAESGPTNEQVEDGSTGLLYRSGTNGNLTEVINRLQEKGLLEKMSKEAYEHSRDYGWRGPAQQLLDFYESAIEQKQEEQQQAIQ; translated from the coding sequence ATGAAAATATCCATCGTAACAGAGACATTCCTTCCTTCAACAGATGGCGTGGTGACAAGACTTCGTGCATCGATCGATTATTTAATTGATCAAGGGCATGATATTCAGGTCATTGCTCCAGATTTAGGAGTGCGCAGCTATCGGAATATTCGTTTTGATGGAGTTCAGCCTCGTACATTCTTTCTATATAAACATCGGAAATTCGGCATGCCAACTCGTGTGATTAAAACCTATTTAGAGGAGTTTGATCCTGATCTTGTACATGTCGTTAACCCGGCTTTTATGGGCTATTCTGGTATCAAGTATGGTAAGAAACTAGGGGTTCCGCTTATTGCTTCTTATCATACTCACGTTCCTAAATACGCTGATCACTACAATATGTCATGGTCGGAACCTCTTCTCTGGTGGCACTTTAGAAGAATGCACAACAAAGCGGATATTAACCTCTGTACATCACAAGCCATATTAGAAGAATTAAATGAACAAAACTTCTATAACATGCATTTGTGGAAACGCGGTGTTGATACTGAACGGTTTAATCCTGAACTTCGTGACAGCGACATGAGACGACGGTTATCAAACGACAATCCAGATAAAACCCTTCTCCTCTTTGTCGGAAGACTTGCATTCGAGAAAGAAATCGATTCGCTCGTTCCGATGCTTGAAGGAAAGCCAGATGCTCACCTGGCGATTGTTGGGGATGGCCCTTATCGAGGTGAACTCGAAAAGAACTTCGGTCATCTTGACAACGTATCTTTTACTGGTTTTCTACACGGCGAAGAACTAGCAAGAGCTTATGCTTCTGCAGATGCGTTTATGTTTCCATCAACGACTGAAACGCTCGGGCTTGTCATACTTGAAGCGATGGCAAGTGGCCTTCCTGTTATTGCCGCAGAATCTGGTCCAACGAACGAACAGGTTGAGGATGGTTCAACAGGTCTACTCTATCGTTCAGGAACGAACGGTAACCTCACTGAAGTCATTAATCGCCTTCAGGAAAAAGGGCTATTAGAAAAAATGTCAAAAGAAGCTTACGAGCATTCTAGAGATTACGGTTGGCGAGGTCCAGCTCAACAGCTACTTGATTTCTATGAGTCCGCCATTGAGCAAAAGCAAGAAGAACAGCAGCAGGCGATTCAATAG
- a CDS encoding FixH family protein, whose translation MKKIGSWVSILSISMVLAACGQDNATESNNASTAEETQVETLDVALDTPEKVEKGEKVTFSATVTQGEEKVDDADEVMFEVWKEGSKEDSEMIEASHDGEGVYTAEKELDDAGKYFVQSHVTARDLHTMPKNEIMVGSEEEAASETDEHAHEHESDVSIHLMKPEEIKANEDVSFMAHLQKDEEALTGADVRFEISKVDEEKAEWVDAEEMKDGEYEGATSFNEAGDYTVTIHVENDEGLHEHTEESVTITE comes from the coding sequence ATGAAAAAAATCGGATCATGGGTATCTATCCTTAGCATTTCTATGGTGCTAGCAGCGTGCGGACAGGATAATGCAACTGAGTCTAACAACGCCTCGACGGCAGAGGAAACTCAGGTCGAAACACTTGATGTTGCACTAGATACTCCTGAAAAAGTAGAAAAAGGTGAAAAGGTTACTTTTTCTGCAACGGTTACACAGGGAGAAGAAAAGGTAGACGATGCTGACGAAGTTATGTTTGAAGTATGGAAAGAAGGCTCCAAAGAAGATAGCGAAATGATCGAAGCTTCTCATGATGGCGAAGGCGTTTATACTGCTGAAAAGGAACTCGACGATGCTGGTAAATACTTCGTTCAATCTCACGTGACAGCTCGCGACTTACATACGATGCCGAAAAATGAAATTATGGTCGGTTCTGAAGAAGAAGCTGCTTCTGAAACTGATGAACACGCGCACGAACACGAAAGCGACGTATCCATCCATCTTATGAAGCCCGAAGAGATAAAAGCGAATGAAGATGTTTCGTTCATGGCACACCTTCAAAAAGACGAAGAAGCTTTAACTGGCGCTGACGTTCGCTTTGAAATTTCGAAAGTAGATGAAGAAAAAGCTGAGTGGGTTGACGCTGAAGAAATGAAGGATGGCGAATACGAAGGAGCGACTTCTTTTAATGAAGCTGGTGACTACACCGTTACCATCCATGTAGAGAACGATGAAGGTCTTCATGAACATACCGAAGAAAGTGTCACCATTACAGAATAA
- the hemH gene encoding ferrochelatase: MAKKTMGLLVMAYGTPYKEEDIERYYTHIRRGRKPSDEQLKDLQDRYKAIGGISPLAKITEDQAKGLEAHLNEIQDEIEFKLYIGLKHIEPFVEDAVQQMHNDGIEEAVSIVLAPHFSTFSIKSYNGRAKEEAGKLGGPVIHSVESWYDEPKFISYWAKRIKEIFEGMADQEREKSVLIVSAHSLPEKIIANGDPYPDQLKETADLIVAESGVKNVAIGWQSEGNTPDPWIGPDVQDLTRDLYEKQGFTSFVYAPVGFVADHLEVLFDNDYECKVVTDEIGANYYRPEMPNAQEEFIDILSTVVLKELNKQ, from the coding sequence ATGGCTAAAAAGACAATGGGATTACTTGTAATGGCGTATGGAACGCCTTATAAAGAAGAGGATATTGAACGTTATTACACACATATTAGAAGAGGCCGCAAGCCATCTGACGAGCAGTTAAAAGATCTTCAGGACCGTTACAAAGCAATCGGTGGAATCTCACCACTTGCCAAAATTACGGAAGATCAGGCGAAAGGGCTTGAAGCTCACCTTAATGAAATTCAAGATGAAATTGAGTTTAAGCTTTATATCGGATTAAAGCATATCGAACCTTTTGTAGAAGATGCGGTACAGCAAATGCACAATGATGGTATTGAAGAAGCCGTTAGTATTGTGTTGGCGCCTCACTTCTCTACATTTAGTATCAAATCTTATAATGGACGAGCAAAAGAAGAAGCTGGAAAACTAGGTGGCCCAGTTATTCATTCTGTTGAGAGCTGGTATGACGAGCCTAAATTTATCTCTTATTGGGCGAAACGTATTAAAGAGATATTTGAGGGAATGGCAGATCAAGAACGCGAGAAATCTGTCCTAATCGTTTCCGCGCACAGTTTACCTGAAAAAATCATTGCAAATGGAGACCCTTATCCAGACCAATTGAAAGAAACGGCAGATCTTATCGTAGCAGAGTCAGGTGTGAAGAACGTGGCGATTGGTTGGCAAAGTGAAGGAAACACTCCAGATCCATGGATTGGACCAGACGTACAGGATTTAACAAGAGATCTTTATGAAAAACAAGGTTTTACATCGTTTGTTTATGCTCCAGTTGGATTCGTAGCTGATCACTTGGAAGTATTATTTGATAACGACTATGAATGTAAAGTTGTAACAGATGAAATCGGTGCAAATTATTATCGACCAGAGATGCCAAACGCACAGGAAGAATTCATCGATATTCTTTCAACTGTCGTGTTAAAAGAATTAAATAAACAATAA
- a CDS encoding IS1182 family transposase: MFKDYNMNQVILPLDLEMKLQENDIAYAVHELVEQIPDEAFSAFLRDTGCPAYHPRMMMKVILCAYTQSAFSGRKIEGLLKDSVRMMWLAQGYEPSYRTINRFRVHPEVKELLRQGFVQFRCQLVQKDLIDDEAIFIDGTKIEANANKFTFVWRKAIERYSESLIEKSNAMYDELIKKEVIPEIERESPEQLSIKELSKIEEKLEEKVGEYNEKIETSADVTERKQLRSERKGPKQFLKQMKDFVLRKTKYENDMAIFKERNSYSKTDHDATFMRMKEDYMKNGQLKAGYNLQIATEGQYTLAYDIFPNPTDTRTFLPFLDRVEKDFFQLPTYVVADAGYGSEENYIDVLENRKRTPLITYNTYRKEKKKSYRKDAFHVSNWDYNEKEDTFTCPNGKQLPFRYVSHRTDRGGFTREFKVYESENCTGCPFRSHCTKAKDGTNRKIFYNAKWEEQKNMIQQLLSDEKTGEIYGQRKIDVEPVFGFLKAILGFTRMSVRGKEKVKNEMGFALMAVNLRKYTAMNAE, from the coding sequence ATGTTTAAAGATTATAACATGAATCAAGTGATTTTGCCCCTAGATTTAGAAATGAAATTACAAGAAAATGATATTGCCTATGCCGTCCATGAGTTGGTCGAACAGATTCCGGATGAAGCTTTTTCTGCGTTCCTGCGTGATACGGGATGCCCTGCTTATCACCCACGTATGATGATGAAAGTTATTTTATGTGCGTACACCCAATCGGCTTTTTCAGGAAGAAAGATTGAAGGTCTCCTCAAAGATAGCGTTCGGATGATGTGGTTAGCGCAAGGGTATGAACCCAGCTATCGCACCATCAATCGGTTCCGTGTTCACCCAGAAGTCAAAGAACTTCTTCGTCAGGGCTTCGTACAGTTTCGTTGTCAGCTCGTTCAAAAAGACCTCATTGATGATGAAGCGATCTTTATTGATGGTACGAAGATTGAAGCGAATGCCAATAAGTTTACATTTGTGTGGCGCAAGGCTATTGAAAGGTACAGCGAGAGTCTGATTGAAAAGTCGAATGCGATGTACGATGAGTTGATTAAAAAAGAAGTGATCCCCGAAATCGAACGGGAAAGTCCAGAACAACTTTCCATTAAAGAACTTTCTAAAATAGAAGAAAAGCTAGAAGAAAAAGTCGGAGAATACAATGAGAAGATTGAAACCAGTGCCGATGTAACCGAACGAAAACAGCTTCGTTCAGAGCGAAAAGGACCGAAGCAGTTCCTTAAACAAATGAAGGATTTCGTATTGCGCAAAACAAAATACGAAAACGATATGGCTATCTTCAAAGAACGGAACAGTTATTCCAAAACCGATCACGATGCCACGTTCATGCGTATGAAAGAGGATTATATGAAAAACGGGCAACTCAAAGCCGGTTACAATCTTCAAATTGCGACGGAGGGTCAATATACACTCGCATACGATATCTTTCCAAACCCAACGGATACACGTACTTTTCTTCCGTTTCTTGATCGTGTAGAAAAGGATTTCTTTCAATTGCCTACGTATGTCGTTGCGGATGCCGGTTATGGGAGCGAAGAAAACTACATAGATGTGCTGGAAAATCGCAAGCGCACGCCTCTCATCACGTATAATACCTATCGAAAAGAGAAGAAGAAAAGCTATAGGAAGGATGCGTTTCACGTATCCAATTGGGACTACAATGAAAAAGAAGATACATTCACATGCCCGAATGGAAAACAGTTGCCATTCCGATACGTTTCTCATCGCACTGACAGAGGTGGCTTCACACGAGAATTTAAAGTATATGAAAGTGAAAACTGTACCGGTTGTCCGTTCCGTTCTCATTGTACAAAAGCAAAAGACGGGACGAATCGAAAGATCTTCTATAACGCCAAATGGGAAGAACAAAAGAATATGATTCAACAGCTGCTTTCGGATGAAAAAACAGGTGAAATCTACGGTCAACGGAAAATCGATGTAGAGCCAGTTTTTGGATTTCTGAAGGCTATTTTGGGTTTCACTCGGATGTCCGTAAGGGGCAAAGAGAAGGTCAAAAATGAAATGGGCTTTGCGCTCATGGCGGTGAACTTGAGAAAGTATACCGCCATGAATGCGGAGTGA
- a CDS encoding permease → MAMNKTYIGFGVFFALNALLLISVGLSTGNEPIPVSYMMVGMSIMTFCLSYLQPQFKARDERSRMIREKGMFYSYFAVLGYIMVFLFLLQFNIVNISSVTVLSALAAMLISTVFVSMVIIAKRH, encoded by the coding sequence GTGGCAATGAATAAAACGTATATCGGATTCGGCGTTTTTTTTGCGTTGAATGCTTTATTACTGATTAGTGTTGGCCTTAGCACAGGAAATGAGCCTATTCCTGTCAGTTATATGATGGTTGGTATGTCTATTATGACCTTTTGCTTAAGCTATCTTCAGCCGCAGTTTAAGGCACGGGACGAGCGAAGTCGAATGATTCGAGAGAAGGGGATGTTTTATTCGTACTTTGCTGTACTAGGTTATATCATGGTGTTTCTTTTTCTTCTACAATTCAACATAGTGAACATTAGCTCAGTAACAGTGCTGAGTGCATTAGCCGCCATGTTGATTAGCACAGTCTTTGTTTCCATGGTGATCATCGCTAAAAGACATTAA
- a CDS encoding HAD family hydrolase: MIKGILFDFDETLLNRKDSVNIFIRDQYKRYLTSLADIEEEQFCSRFITLDNNGYTWKDRVYEQLVDEYELTISSEALLEDYIRSFHLHCKPFYGLIDMLDRLKSSGYLLGLITNGRTAFQYRNISALGIENYFDVILISEQEGVKKPEKVIFQRALERLDLKASQTVFIGDHEINDIKGASDAGMKTIWKKRFNTSEELGDASIQSLLEIPQVLNEWKRLGM, from the coding sequence TTGATAAAAGGCATTCTTTTTGATTTTGATGAGACGCTTTTGAATAGGAAAGACTCAGTGAATATCTTTATTCGCGACCAATATAAACGCTACCTCACATCTTTAGCAGACATAGAGGAAGAACAGTTTTGCTCACGTTTCATTACTTTAGATAACAATGGGTATACGTGGAAAGATCGCGTTTACGAACAGCTAGTAGATGAATATGAACTAACAATATCTTCAGAAGCGCTTCTAGAGGATTATATTCGTTCCTTTCACCTTCATTGTAAACCTTTCTATGGTTTGATCGATATGCTTGATCGCTTAAAAAGCAGTGGGTATTTGCTAGGTTTAATCACCAATGGAAGAACAGCATTCCAGTATAGAAATATTAGTGCTCTGGGAATTGAAAACTATTTTGACGTTATTCTTATTTCTGAACAAGAGGGCGTGAAAAAACCAGAGAAAGTGATTTTCCAGCGTGCCCTTGAGCGGCTTGATTTAAAAGCTTCTCAAACCGTCTTTATTGGGGATCATGAGATAAATGATATAAAGGGTGCTAGTGACGCTGGAATGAAAACAATTTGGAAGAAACGGTTTAATACATCCGAAGAGTTAGGAGACGCCTCGATTCAATCGTTACTAGAAATTCCACAAGTGTTGAATGAGTGGAAGCGATTAGGCATGTAG
- the tyrS gene encoding tyrosine--tRNA ligase: MNSVMDQLTEEQRKEMERQYEVYTHGTSQVIPGDELKHKIATSIFKNKPLKVKLGLDPSAPDVHIGHTVVLNKLRQFQENGHIIQLIIGDFTGKIGDPTGKSTARVQLTDEEVKRNAGTYLEQFGKVLDQSKVELHYNAAWLSELKFEDVIELAGKITVARLLERDDFENRMKANKPVSLHEFFYPLMQGYDSVHLESDIELGGNDQYFNVLMGRHLQEQFGKEKQVVLMMPLLEGLDGVEKMSKSKGNYIGITEKPSEMYGKAMSIPDELVVKYTELITDLSLEEKLTVRKEIEQEEIHPRTAKMNLAKTIVRMFHGENASEKAEVEFQQIFQQKQLPTDIEEVIWDGDRMVTVPTLIAKLGMLPSTSEARRMVKNGGIKLNEVKVTEVNEEIEVKNGLVIQVGKRKFKKIKLA; encoded by the coding sequence ATGAACTCAGTCATGGATCAATTAACAGAAGAACAAAGAAAGGAAATGGAAAGACAATATGAGGTTTATACACATGGAACGAGTCAAGTCATTCCTGGAGATGAACTTAAGCATAAAATAGCCACTTCGATATTTAAGAATAAGCCACTTAAAGTGAAATTGGGTCTTGATCCTTCTGCGCCCGATGTCCATATTGGTCACACCGTTGTGTTAAATAAGTTAAGGCAGTTTCAAGAAAATGGCCATATCATCCAACTCATTATTGGAGACTTTACAGGTAAAATTGGTGATCCCACTGGAAAATCAACAGCAAGAGTGCAGCTAACGGATGAAGAGGTGAAACGAAATGCTGGAACTTATCTTGAGCAGTTTGGTAAGGTTCTTGATCAAAGCAAAGTGGAGCTCCACTACAATGCGGCGTGGCTATCTGAACTAAAGTTTGAAGACGTTATTGAACTCGCTGGGAAAATAACGGTTGCTCGTTTACTTGAGCGCGATGATTTTGAAAATCGAATGAAGGCGAATAAGCCTGTCTCGCTTCATGAGTTCTTCTACCCTTTAATGCAGGGCTATGATTCTGTTCATCTTGAAAGTGATATTGAGCTCGGTGGAAATGATCAGTATTTCAACGTTTTAATGGGACGTCACCTTCAAGAGCAGTTTGGAAAAGAGAAGCAAGTTGTCTTAATGATGCCTCTTCTAGAAGGATTAGACGGGGTTGAAAAAATGTCTAAATCCAAAGGGAATTACATTGGAATTACAGAGAAGCCCTCAGAGATGTATGGAAAAGCGATGTCGATTCCTGATGAGCTGGTCGTCAAATATACCGAATTAATCACGGATCTATCTCTAGAGGAAAAGCTTACGGTTCGAAAAGAAATTGAACAAGAAGAAATCCATCCAAGAACAGCTAAAATGAATCTAGCTAAGACAATCGTTCGCATGTTTCATGGAGAAAATGCTTCTGAAAAAGCAGAAGTGGAGTTTCAACAAATCTTTCAGCAAAAGCAGCTTCCAACCGATATTGAGGAAGTCATATGGGATGGAGATCGGATGGTAACTGTGCCAACATTGATCGCTAAACTAGGCATGCTACCTTCAACAAGTGAAGCTAGACGAATGGTGAAGAATGGCGGTATTAAGCTAAATGAGGTAAAAGTAACAGAAGTGAATGAGGAAATTGAAGTGAAAAATGGATTGGTCATTCAAGTGGGCAAAAGAAAATTCAAGAAAATAAAACTAGCATAG
- a CDS encoding NAD-dependent epimerase/dehydratase family protein — MRIIVAGGDGFCGWPTALYLSKQGHEVTIIDNMVRRKWDDELRSNSLTPILPLEERVKLWEEKSGKHIATYDCDLMHYDFLKEIFKQVQPEAFVHFAEQRSAPYSMIDREHAVFTQTNNVVGNLNVLYAIKEVTPDCHLIKLGTMGEYGQPNIDIEEGYIKIEHKGREDVLPFPKQPGSFYHLSKVHDSHNIQFACKIWGIRATDLNQGIVYGLHTDEDELDEGLINRLDYDGVFGTALNRFIIQAAIGHNLTVYGSGKQTRAFLNIKDTIRCVEIAAENPADKGEFRVFNQFTEEFSVLELAEKVQRVAEAKGLNVNIDHLENPRVEKEEHYYHAVNTSLIDLGLEPSLLTDEHISRTLDTALKYKDRVLKENVLPNVTWK; from the coding sequence ATGAGAATTATTGTAGCAGGCGGAGATGGTTTCTGTGGGTGGCCAACCGCACTTTACTTATCAAAACAGGGCCATGAGGTTACGATCATTGATAACATGGTACGCCGTAAATGGGATGATGAGCTTCGATCGAACTCACTCACCCCCATCTTACCCCTTGAAGAACGCGTGAAATTATGGGAAGAAAAATCAGGTAAGCATATTGCAACGTATGATTGTGATTTGATGCACTATGACTTCTTAAAAGAAATCTTCAAGCAAGTACAGCCTGAAGCATTTGTTCACTTTGCTGAACAGCGCTCAGCACCATATTCTATGATCGATCGTGAGCATGCGGTATTTACACAAACGAATAACGTTGTTGGTAACTTGAACGTGCTCTATGCGATTAAAGAAGTTACACCTGATTGTCACTTAATTAAATTGGGCACAATGGGTGAGTATGGACAGCCTAACATAGATATCGAAGAAGGATACATAAAAATAGAACATAAAGGACGTGAAGACGTTCTTCCATTCCCGAAACAGCCGGGATCGTTCTATCATTTATCAAAAGTACATGATAGCCATAATATTCAGTTTGCCTGCAAAATATGGGGCATTCGTGCAACAGACTTAAATCAAGGAATTGTTTATGGACTTCATACAGATGAAGATGAACTCGATGAAGGTTTAATCAATCGCCTAGATTACGATGGTGTATTTGGTACAGCCCTTAACCGTTTCATCATTCAAGCAGCAATTGGCCATAACTTAACAGTGTACGGATCTGGTAAACAAACGCGCGCTTTCTTAAACATTAAGGACACGATTCGCTGTGTAGAAATTGCAGCAGAAAACCCGGCCGACAAAGGCGAATTCCGCGTGTTCAATCAGTTTACTGAAGAGTTTTCTGTACTTGAACTGGCTGAGAAAGTTCAGCGTGTAGCTGAAGCTAAAGGACTCAATGTGAACATCGATCACCTTGAGAACCCTCGTGTTGAGAAAGAAGAGCACTACTATCACGCTGTAAACACAAGCTTAATTGATCTTGGTCTTGAGCCTTCTCTTTTAACAGATGAACACATTTCGAGAACGCTTGATACAGCTCTCAAATACAAAGACCGCGTACTGAAAGAAAACGTTCTTCCTAACGTGACCTGGAAGTAA
- a CDS encoding helix-turn-helix transcriptional regulator, translating to MKNVLREKRTEKGYSQDRLAEILGVSRQTIISIEKGKYNPSLPLALEMARLFGTIVEEIFYLDSEGD from the coding sequence TTGAAAAATGTACTCCGTGAGAAAAGAACAGAAAAGGGATATTCCCAGGATCGCCTAGCAGAAATACTTGGCGTATCAAGGCAAACGATTATTTCAATTGAGAAAGGTAAGTACAATCCATCTCTACCGCTCGCACTTGAAATGGCGAGATTGTTTGGAACGATTGTGGAGGAGATTTTTTATTTGGATTCTGAGGGGGATTAG